The DNA segment AATTATAGCAGCTACTCATGATATCTTAATAGATGGTATCTATGCTTATGAGAAAAAACTCAAACTGCAAGGAACTCTAGTAGAAACTCATTACGATGATGAAATGTTCCATGGTTTTATGGGTATACTAGGCATAACTCCACTTGAAAACCCTAAAATAGCTTTAGATAAGGTAATTAAATTTATCAATCAAAGATAAAAATACTATTATAAATTATGACTCCAATTTTTAAAACAGATAAAAAATCTGGTGAAAGGTCAGAACAACTTATTAAAAGATTTAATGAACTACCTGCTTTTGTAGCAACTGGTGGCGAGATAGTTTTTGTATCAGATGACTTTCTTGAAGTACATCTAAAGTTTAATCTGACAGATAATACTAAAAACTATTATGGTACCGGCTTTGGTGGAGCAATATATTCTTCATTAGATCCAATCTACCCATTACAATTATATAATATTCTTGGTGATGATTATGTTGTCTGGGATTTATCAGCAAATATTGACTATCTTAAGCCCATTACCGATCATGTCTATGCAAGGTTTCTATTATCACAACAAACTATCACTAAAATAAAGCAAGATGTGATAACAAAAAACAAGTCTGTGATTAGCTTACCAGTTTCTTACGAAGATGCTGATAATAATATTTATGCAAAAGCAAATAAAACGATATATATAGCTGATAAAGAATACTTTAATAATAAACAGAAATAATTTTACTAATTTTTTAAAAAGCATTTATAATAGCTTGTTTTGTAATTTGCTTAAGTGAATCAATATCATCTAATGTACTATTAAGTGGAGGTAACCAATAGATTGTATTACCTAACGGTCTAAGTAATGCTTCTAACCGTATAGCTTCTTTATAGACGTAAAATCCAAATCTATCTTTTGCAACATCCAAATCAGCAGCAATTACTCCACCAAGATTACGAATATTCTTGAAAATATTAATTTGACTATTTATTTCTAAAAATGCTGCCAACATATACGATTCTAATTTTGTAACATTAGCTAAAATATTTTGTTGCTCAAATATGTCTAAAACGCTATTTGCTGCGACTACTCCTAAGACATTACCACTATGAGTATGCGAATGTAAAAATGCCTCTGATACTTTATCTTTATAAAACATATCATAGTAGTTATTTTTTGTTAGAGTAATACTAAAAGGTATCACCCCAGACGTTATGCCTTTTGAAATGCATAAAAAATCAGGGATAATATCCAAATAATCTAAAGCAAATAATTTACCCAATCGCCCTACTCCAGTCATTATCTCATCAAAAATAATGTAGATATCATTATCTCTGCACCAATTACATAACTTGTTTAGATAATC comes from the Francisella persica ATCC VR-331 genome and includes:
- a CDS encoding PaaI family thioesterase — encoded protein: MTPIFKTDKKSGERSEQLIKRFNELPAFVATGGEIVFVSDDFLEVHLKFNLTDNTKNYYGTGFGGAIYSSLDPIYPLQLYNILGDDYVVWDLSANIDYLKPITDHVYARFLLSQQTITKIKQDVITKNKSVISLPVSYEDADNNIYAKANKTIYIADKEYFNNKQK